A region from the Gossypium hirsutum isolate 1008001.06 chromosome A08, Gossypium_hirsutum_v2.1, whole genome shotgun sequence genome encodes:
- the LOC121205115 gene encoding uncharacterized mitochondrial protein AtMg00810-like — protein MQLPPGSKSIEGSNKVCKLNKSLYGLKQSPRAWFERFTKVILQNGYKQSLADHTLFIKVTSTNKKAILIVYVDDIILTGDDEEEISNLKKLLNREFETKDLGKLRYFLGMEVARSKEGLVINQRKYVLDLLKETGFLGCKPADTPMEANLRFNKEDESLVDREKFQRLVGKLIYLSLTRPDIAFPVNVISQHMTNPTEEHMAAANRILKYLKKTPGHGLMFKKTQDRTVKIFTDSSWAGDLTERRSTSGYCTFVWGNLTTWRSKKQSVVSRSSAEAEFRALALGICEGIWLLKLLKELGTNQEDHFEVLCDNQSAIQIAKNPVQHDRTKHVEIDRHFIANQVNKKTATLSYIPSEGQIADILTKALPKPVFNKFLFKLGLYNVYSPA, from the coding sequence ATGCAATTGCCACCTGGCTCAAAGTCTATTGAAGGTAGCAACAAGGTTTGCAAGCTCAACAAGTCTCTATACGGGTTAAAACAATCACCCAGAGCTTGGTTTGAGAGGTTCACTAAAGTCATTCTTCAAAATGGCTACAAGCAGTCCCTTGCCGATCATACGCTTTTCATCAAGGTAACTTCTACAAATAAGAAAGCTATCCTAattgtgtatgtggatgacatcattcttactggagatgatgaggaagagattagcaatttgaagaagttgttaaacagggaattcgaaaccaaggacttgggaaagctaaggtatttcctaggaatggaggtggcaagatcaaaagaaggacttgtgatcaaccagagaaagtatgtacttgatttactcaaagaaactggttttcttggctgtaagccggctgatacaccaatggaggcaaacttgagattcaataaagaagatgagtccttagtagacagagagaaatttcaaaggttagttgggaaactaatctacttatccttgacaaggccagatatagcttttcccgtaaatgtgataagtcaacacatgactaatcctactgaagagcatatggcagcagcaaatagaattctcaagtacttgaagaaaactccaggacacggcttaatgtttaagaagacacaagacagaactgttaagatttttacagactctagttgggctggagatctcactgaaagaagatccactagtgggtactgcacttttgtttggggtaaccttacaacttggagaagtaagaaacaatctgttgtttcaagaagtagtgctgaagctgaatttagagcactagctttggggatatgcgaaggaatttggctacttaaattactaaaagaacttggcacaaatcaggaggatcactttgaagttttgtgtgataatcaatctgctattcagattgccaagaacccagttcaacatgaccgaacaaagcatgttgaaattgataggcattttattgctaatcaagtcaacaaaaagacagccactctttcttacattccttcagaaggacagattgcagacattcttaccaaggctttgccaaaacctgtgttcaataaattcctattcaagctgggattatacaatgtatattctccagcttga